Proteins from a genomic interval of Falco rusticolus isolate bFalRus1 chromosome 7, bFalRus1.pri, whole genome shotgun sequence:
- the LACTB gene encoding serine beta-lactamase-like protein LACTB, mitochondrial isoform X2: MDEAGIPGILVGVSVDGKEVWSEGLGYADVENRVVCKPETIMRIASISKCLTMMAVAKLWEEGKLDLDAPVQKYVPEFPEKVYEGEKVAITTRLLVSHLSGIRHYEKDITKVKEEKEKANRAFKLTKPDRDKEQEGKGIEKADPVKPRKEHEGEVKSRNSKPGRRDKEFEQEEYYLKEKFESVIESLKIFKNDPLFFKPGSQFLYSTYGFTLLSAVVERVSGQKFTDYMLKMFRDLDMLSTVLDDNEAMIYNRARCYVYNKKGRLVNAPYVDNSYKWAGGGFLSSVGDLLKFGNALLYSYQAGQFKKNNCKLLPGYLKPDTVAMMWTPVPKTEVSWDRDGKYAMAWAVVEKKQQCGCCRQQRHYASHTGGAVGASSVLLILPEELDSEALGTGLVTPPRGVIVSIICNMQSVSLNSTALKIAREFDKEKWAQYID; this comes from the exons ATG GATGAAGCAGGAATCCCGGGTATACTAGTCGGAGTTTCTGTAGATGGAAAAGAGGTCTGGTCAGAAG gtTTGGGTTATGCTGATGTAGAGAATCGTGTAGTATGTAAACCAGAGACGATCATGCGAATTGCTAGTATTAGCAAGTGTCTTACAATGATGGCTGTTGCTAAATTGTGGGAAGAGGGGAAACTGGATTTAGATGCCCCAGTGCAGAAGTATGTCCCTGAATTTCCAGAGAAAGTCTACGAGGGTGAAAAG GTTGCTATTACTACAAGACTGTTAGTGTCACACTTGAGTGGGATTCGTCACTATGAAAAAGATATTACaaaagtaaaggaagaaaaggaaaaagcaaacagagcatTTAAACTAACAAAACCCGATCGGGATAAAGAACAAGAAGGCAAAGGGATTGAGAAGGCTGATCCTGTCAAGCCGAGGAAAGAACACGAAGGTGAAGTAAAAAGCCGAAATTCAAAACCTGGCAGGAGAGACAAGGAATTTGAGCAAGAAGAGTattatttgaaggaaaaatttgAAAGTGTGATTGAATCgctgaagatatttaaaaatgatCCTTTATTCTTTAAACCAG GTAGTCAGTTCTTGTATTCAACGTATGGCTTTACTCTCTTAAGTGCTGTTGTGGAGAGAGTTTCAGGACAAAAATTTACAGATTATATGCTAAAAATGTTCCGTGATTTGGATATGCTATCGACTGTACTAGATGACAATGAAGCAATGATATATAACAGAGCAAG GTGTTACGTTTACAACAAAAAGGGACGGCTGGTAAACGCACCGTATGTGGACAACTCTTACAAGTGGGCTGGCGGTGGCTTTCTTTCGTCAGTAGGTGACCTTCTGAAATTTGGAAATGCCTTGTTGTACAGTTATCAAGCtggacagtttaaaaaaaataactgcaaactTCTTCCTGGGTACCTCAAACCAGACACAGTCGCAATGATGTGGACCCCAGTGCCAAAAACAGAAGTGTCGTGGGACAGGGATGGTAAATATGCAATGGCTTGGGCTGTAGTagagaaaaaacaacaatgTGGCTGTTGCAGACAGCAGAGACACTATGCATCTCATACGGGTGGTGCCGTGGGGGCAAGCAGTGTCCTCCTCATTCTTCCTGAGGAGCTGGACTCTGAAGCTCTAGGTACTGGGCTAGTGACACCACCTAGAGGAGTCATCGTTAGTATTATCTGTAATATGCAATCGGTTTCCCTCAACAGCACTGCCTTAAAGATTGCAAGGGAgtttgataaagaaaaatgggCCCAATATATAGATTAG
- the LACTB gene encoding serine beta-lactamase-like protein LACTB, mitochondrial isoform X1, whose product MQPAEKPLAPGGSRCRPRSPRAGAAPGGERLPALDALGARPSERSGAAAAAWRAPGAAQPCTGWRGALRRAAAPGRPPAPRRGGGGAGARPWGWGLALGLALGVKADGGQAAEASALPPPRGFGAAIERSRDLLRRIKDEAGIPGILVGVSVDGKEVWSEGLGYADVENRVVCKPETIMRIASISKCLTMMAVAKLWEEGKLDLDAPVQKYVPEFPEKVYEGEKVAITTRLLVSHLSGIRHYEKDITKVKEEKEKANRAFKLTKPDRDKEQEGKGIEKADPVKPRKEHEGEVKSRNSKPGRRDKEFEQEEYYLKEKFESVIESLKIFKNDPLFFKPGSQFLYSTYGFTLLSAVVERVSGQKFTDYMLKMFRDLDMLSTVLDDNEAMIYNRARCYVYNKKGRLVNAPYVDNSYKWAGGGFLSSVGDLLKFGNALLYSYQAGQFKKNNCKLLPGYLKPDTVAMMWTPVPKTEVSWDRDGKYAMAWAVVEKKQQCGCCRQQRHYASHTGGAVGASSVLLILPEELDSEALGTGLVTPPRGVIVSIICNMQSVSLNSTALKIAREFDKEKWAQYID is encoded by the exons ATGCAGCCCGCGGAGAAGCCGCTTGCGCCGGGAGGGTCCCGCTgccggccccgctcgccccgAGCCGGCGCGGCGCCCGGAGGCGAGCGGCTGCCCGCGCTCGATGCGCTCGGAGCTCGGCCGAGCGAGCGCTCGGGAGCGGCTGCGGCTGCCTGGCGGGCACCCGGCGCGGCGCAGCCATGTACGGGCTGGCGCGGGGCCctgcggcgggcggcggccccggggcggcccccagcgccccggcgggggggcggcggtgccggAGCGcggccctggggctgggggctggcgCTGGGGCTGGCGCTGGGAGTGAAGGCTGACGGCGGGCAGGCGGCGGAGGCGAGCGCGCTGCCGCCCCCTCGGGGCTTCGGCGCGGCCATCGAGAGGAGCAGGGACCTGCTGCGGAGGATTAAG GATGAAGCAGGAATCCCGGGTATACTAGTCGGAGTTTCTGTAGATGGAAAAGAGGTCTGGTCAGAAG gtTTGGGTTATGCTGATGTAGAGAATCGTGTAGTATGTAAACCAGAGACGATCATGCGAATTGCTAGTATTAGCAAGTGTCTTACAATGATGGCTGTTGCTAAATTGTGGGAAGAGGGGAAACTGGATTTAGATGCCCCAGTGCAGAAGTATGTCCCTGAATTTCCAGAGAAAGTCTACGAGGGTGAAAAG GTTGCTATTACTACAAGACTGTTAGTGTCACACTTGAGTGGGATTCGTCACTATGAAAAAGATATTACaaaagtaaaggaagaaaaggaaaaagcaaacagagcatTTAAACTAACAAAACCCGATCGGGATAAAGAACAAGAAGGCAAAGGGATTGAGAAGGCTGATCCTGTCAAGCCGAGGAAAGAACACGAAGGTGAAGTAAAAAGCCGAAATTCAAAACCTGGCAGGAGAGACAAGGAATTTGAGCAAGAAGAGTattatttgaaggaaaaatttgAAAGTGTGATTGAATCgctgaagatatttaaaaatgatCCTTTATTCTTTAAACCAG GTAGTCAGTTCTTGTATTCAACGTATGGCTTTACTCTCTTAAGTGCTGTTGTGGAGAGAGTTTCAGGACAAAAATTTACAGATTATATGCTAAAAATGTTCCGTGATTTGGATATGCTATCGACTGTACTAGATGACAATGAAGCAATGATATATAACAGAGCAAG GTGTTACGTTTACAACAAAAAGGGACGGCTGGTAAACGCACCGTATGTGGACAACTCTTACAAGTGGGCTGGCGGTGGCTTTCTTTCGTCAGTAGGTGACCTTCTGAAATTTGGAAATGCCTTGTTGTACAGTTATCAAGCtggacagtttaaaaaaaataactgcaaactTCTTCCTGGGTACCTCAAACCAGACACAGTCGCAATGATGTGGACCCCAGTGCCAAAAACAGAAGTGTCGTGGGACAGGGATGGTAAATATGCAATGGCTTGGGCTGTAGTagagaaaaaacaacaatgTGGCTGTTGCAGACAGCAGAGACACTATGCATCTCATACGGGTGGTGCCGTGGGGGCAAGCAGTGTCCTCCTCATTCTTCCTGAGGAGCTGGACTCTGAAGCTCTAGGTACTGGGCTAGTGACACCACCTAGAGGAGTCATCGTTAGTATTATCTGTAATATGCAATCGGTTTCCCTCAACAGCACTGCCTTAAAGATTGCAAGGGAgtttgataaagaaaaatgggCCCAATATATAGATTAG
- the LACTB gene encoding serine beta-lactamase-like protein LACTB, mitochondrial isoform X3, which produces MRIASISKCLTMMAVAKLWEEGKLDLDAPVQKYVPEFPEKVYEGEKVAITTRLLVSHLSGIRHYEKDITKVKEEKEKANRAFKLTKPDRDKEQEGKGIEKADPVKPRKEHEGEVKSRNSKPGRRDKEFEQEEYYLKEKFESVIESLKIFKNDPLFFKPGSQFLYSTYGFTLLSAVVERVSGQKFTDYMLKMFRDLDMLSTVLDDNEAMIYNRARCYVYNKKGRLVNAPYVDNSYKWAGGGFLSSVGDLLKFGNALLYSYQAGQFKKNNCKLLPGYLKPDTVAMMWTPVPKTEVSWDRDGKYAMAWAVVEKKQQCGCCRQQRHYASHTGGAVGASSVLLILPEELDSEALGTGLVTPPRGVIVSIICNMQSVSLNSTALKIAREFDKEKWAQYID; this is translated from the exons ATGCGAATTGCTAGTATTAGCAAGTGTCTTACAATGATGGCTGTTGCTAAATTGTGGGAAGAGGGGAAACTGGATTTAGATGCCCCAGTGCAGAAGTATGTCCCTGAATTTCCAGAGAAAGTCTACGAGGGTGAAAAG GTTGCTATTACTACAAGACTGTTAGTGTCACACTTGAGTGGGATTCGTCACTATGAAAAAGATATTACaaaagtaaaggaagaaaaggaaaaagcaaacagagcatTTAAACTAACAAAACCCGATCGGGATAAAGAACAAGAAGGCAAAGGGATTGAGAAGGCTGATCCTGTCAAGCCGAGGAAAGAACACGAAGGTGAAGTAAAAAGCCGAAATTCAAAACCTGGCAGGAGAGACAAGGAATTTGAGCAAGAAGAGTattatttgaaggaaaaatttgAAAGTGTGATTGAATCgctgaagatatttaaaaatgatCCTTTATTCTTTAAACCAG GTAGTCAGTTCTTGTATTCAACGTATGGCTTTACTCTCTTAAGTGCTGTTGTGGAGAGAGTTTCAGGACAAAAATTTACAGATTATATGCTAAAAATGTTCCGTGATTTGGATATGCTATCGACTGTACTAGATGACAATGAAGCAATGATATATAACAGAGCAAG GTGTTACGTTTACAACAAAAAGGGACGGCTGGTAAACGCACCGTATGTGGACAACTCTTACAAGTGGGCTGGCGGTGGCTTTCTTTCGTCAGTAGGTGACCTTCTGAAATTTGGAAATGCCTTGTTGTACAGTTATCAAGCtggacagtttaaaaaaaataactgcaaactTCTTCCTGGGTACCTCAAACCAGACACAGTCGCAATGATGTGGACCCCAGTGCCAAAAACAGAAGTGTCGTGGGACAGGGATGGTAAATATGCAATGGCTTGGGCTGTAGTagagaaaaaacaacaatgTGGCTGTTGCAGACAGCAGAGACACTATGCATCTCATACGGGTGGTGCCGTGGGGGCAAGCAGTGTCCTCCTCATTCTTCCTGAGGAGCTGGACTCTGAAGCTCTAGGTACTGGGCTAGTGACACCACCTAGAGGAGTCATCGTTAGTATTATCTGTAATATGCAATCGGTTTCCCTCAACAGCACTGCCTTAAAGATTGCAAGGGAgtttgataaagaaaaatgggCCCAATATATAGATTAG